GGATTTTATCGGAGGTTTGGGAGAGTCTTTCATCGAGACTATTGATAAGTTGGTTTCCTAATTGTTTCGACTCGGAGTTAAAACTGTCTTGATAGGTTTTCACAGTTTCGATTAATTTTACTAATTCTCCCTGAATGTTAGATAACTTTTCTTGTTCGGTGACTGAGCGTTGCTGATTTTGTTCTAGGATTTTCTCAGATTTTTGATTCAAGTCAGTAATTTTTATTCCTAACTCAACCATAGTTGTCATTGAACGCTGGAAGTCTTGAGTTAAAGAAGCTAGAGATTGAGTTGATTGGTTTAACTCAGACTGTAAGCTTTCCTTGACTTGAGTAAGTTGCTCTGTCACTGTATCAATTAACTGAGACAGGTTAGCATTAGTCACATCGAGATTATTGCTAGAGCGCTCAATCCCATGGGAAGCTGTGAGGATTTTATCGGAGGTTTGGGAGAGTCTTTCATCGAGACTATTGATAAGTTGGTTTCCTAATTGTTTCGACTCGGAGTTAAAACTGTATTGATAGGTTTTCACGGTTTCGATTAATTTTACTAATTCTCCCTGAATGTTGGATAACTTTTCTTGTTCGGTGACTGAGCGTTGCTGATTTTGTTCTAGGATTTTCTCAGATTTTTGATTCAAGTCAGTAATTTTTATTCCTAACTCAACCATAGTTGTCATTGAACGCTGGAAGTCTTGAGTTAAAGAAGCTAGAGATTGAGTTGATTGGTTTAACTCAGACTGTAAGCTTTCCTTGACTTGAGTAAGTTGCTCTGTCACTGTATCAATATTATTACTTAAGCGGTTGACTTTTTTGGTTGACTCTTGGAGATGTTTATAGAGAGCAATTAAGACGGTGGGAAAAATAACCAAGACTAGAATTAAAAGAATCAGATAGGGAGGAAAAAGGTTAAGTAATGCCATGATAGTTATTGGATACCTCGAATTGTGGTTGATAGAGAGAGTTGGGGGTGAATGTTTCCTCAGATAGCTGGGGAAACATCATTAAGATTAATAAATTTTATCATTCATCAGTAGTGCTAACCTCTCCGGGTAAACTGGGTTGACTACTGTTATTGTTTGTTCCCAGTAAAGTTTGTTGCTTTTTCAACGATTAAACCCATGATTGCTTTATATAGCTATAATAATCTCACTCCAGAAGAATATCTTCAGTTTGAAGAAACCAGTCTCATTAAACATGAATATATCGATGGACAAGTTTACGCCATGGCAGGGACGACGGATACTCATAATATTGTTTTGGGGAATATATACACAATTATTTGTAATCATTTGCGGGGGTCCGATTGTCGGGTTTATTTTGCCGATGTGAAAGTCAGATTAGAGAAACGCAATCACTTTTATTATCCTGATATTATTGTCACCTGCGATGACAGAGATAGAGAAACCGCTACCTACAAAAGTTTTCCTAAATTGATTGTTGAAGTTCTCTCCGATTCTACAGAAGCTTTTGACAGGGGGGATAAATTTAATAATTATCAAACTCTAGAAAGTTTAGAGGAATATGTCTTAGTGAATAGTAAACACCAACGAGTGGAAACTTTTCGACGGGGTGAACAGGGTTTATGGATTCTGCCGATTTATCTTCATCTCGGTAGTAGGTACGTCTAGACATAGTTACTTAGAATGGTTTTTTGATACTATCAGATACTTGATTGATTTCTTTTTCCATCTCAGATAAAAAAGAATTTTTCTGTTGATTGCTAAGGTTAATAATTTGGTTTAAGATGGCTTGTATATCTCTGAGATAACTGACTGTTTGCTGACTTTTCTCAGCAATAATTTCTCCTTGATAATTATTACGGCCAACTTCTTGAGAAATTAATCGACTTAACCGGTCACCTAAAGCAGTTAATTGGTCTGAGTTATTGTTAATATTGTGAGTAGTTTCTAATAAGTTGTTTTGGATTGACTGAAGAGAAATAAGTAGTTGTTCAGTCCTTTCATTGAGAACAATGTTTAAATTTTGACTTTCTTTACGAATTGATAGAGAAGACTGTCCTAAATTTTTAATTTCCGCTTCTACGCTTACCAAGCTTTTGAAAGTATTATGAACATTATCTGTTGCTTGACTCATCAATTTAGTTAAACTATCTATATGTTCCACTGTTAGACATAACTTAGCATGAGTAGAATATAACTTTTCAGAAGTTGCGACTAAATTATCAGTAACTTGACTATTAACTAATTTATCAACTGTCGATTTAAAGTTACTAATGCAGTTATCCAAACTCTGACCATATTTAACAAAGTTTTCGTGGTGAATTGCTTTATATAATTTGTTGACATTTTCTTCAAAACTATTGGTAGAACTCTTAAAAGTCGTCGCACCGGTAGATAAAGTTCCTGCGGTTTCAGTTAATCTTTCACAAACCTGAGTGACTAATTTAGCAGTTTCCTGATTACCATCATCAATTTTTTTAGCAACTTTCTCTAAAGAAGATTCTAATACTCTCGTCACCTCATTATGAAAGTTAGTCAGAAATGCTTGCTGTGTATCCACCATGCGATTAACCGCTTTATCCAAGCGACTATTCCCTTCTACAGTCGGCTGCAAGATATTATCTAAATAGTCTTCTAGGGAACTAATTAGATTTACTTTAGCAAGGTTGGTATTAAAGATTAAGTTAATCACAGTCAGCAAAGAACTACAAGCTAAACCAATTAAGCTAGTGATAAAAGCAATCCCCATGCTTTCTAGGGGAGTTTTGAGCTTTTCTCCTAAACTTTGCAAATCGACATTATTAATATCGATAAGTGTGCTGATTCCCGTCAGATTGAGAGTAATTCCGAAGAAAGTTCCCAACAAACCAAAAGCGAGGAGGAGATTGGGTAACACTCTTACAAAATAATCCCATTTTTCGCAACTGAGAGATTTAGACATGAAAGTAAATTGTTCTTCATGGTATAAACCATCTACCAAAGCTGCGGTATTAACATCATCTAGTTGACTACTGGCTATCTTAAATCTATTCTCTAGATTAGAGATAATTTTAGGTTGAACCCCGCGACTTTCTCCCCGAATTAAGCGCTTGACTTTTGCAGTTGAATCTTGGAGATGTTTATAGAGAGTCATCCGGATTCTCACAGCTAAGACGGTGGGAAAAATAACCAAGACTAGAGTTAAAACAATCAGATAGGGGGGAAAAAGGTTAAGTAATGCCATGATAGTTATTGGATACCTCGAATTGTGGTTGATAGAGAGAGTTGGGGGGGTGAATGTTTCCTGAGATAGCTGGGGAAACATTATTAAGATTGCTCAATTTTATCATTCATCAGTAGTGCTAACCTCTGCGGGTAAACTGGGTTGACTACTGTTATTATTTGTTCCCAGTAAACTTTGTTGCTTTTGCTGTTGTTTTTCGAGTTTTTTCTGTTCACCAGTACGTTTTTCTAGTTCCATTTTCAGTTGATTAACAAAACGGGTGATAATTCCTTCTTTTGCCTCCTGTTGAGTATTTCCATCTTGTCCAGCTACCTTATCTTTGTAGCGATAATTGGGGTGATAGGAGGGTAAATTTTTGACATTGTTGACAAAATAGCTGACGTTCTGGAAATAATCACCCTCGTTAGTAAATAATAGGGTAGGATTAGCCAAAATCTCATTTTTTGCCTGATTAAGCAGTATCTGCAAAGCATTAATCATGTCATTACGAGAAGCAAATTGTTCTAAGGCAAGTCGCCAATTACCGCTAATGTCAATGATGGACTTATTGTTAAATAAATCGCCTTCGATGACTAATTGATAAGTATCATCTTCCTCATCGTATTCTAGTAAACCGAGAGCAATTGCGGGATAGAAAATAAACTCTAATTCCTCAATTAATTTGGCAGGTGGTGGAATAATATCAGCAAAATCTATCCTGTAATCATTGTGTAAAATGCTGATTCTTTTTTGGTCTTGATAGATTTGTTGCAACCCAGATAAATCAGTAATGATTCTTAGGGGAAACCCACCAAACTCGTAGGTAATTAGGATTTCTTCGTCGGTTTGAATTGATTTAAAAGAAGTTCCCTTAATATTTAAATCAGATTCAAGAGTCTTCATAAATCTTTGCATGGTGGGTGAATTATCATCCTTAGTCCCAATTAGTAATGCTTTATCTGTATGCAAGCGATAGTAAGCATCATTAACATTTATCGGTAACATTAAATCAGCTTCTCGCAGAATTTGCGCCAAGCGTTCAGGAAAATCATGGGGTTTATATTGACCCATAAATCGCTTAATTACTGCATCAATTTTATTAGTGCTTACTGATTGAAACTGTTTCTCGATTGTAGCTGTTAGAGTCTCTTTGAGAGTCTCATTATCAATAACAAAAGATTGGCTAAATAAACTGAATAGGGAAGCATTATAGCCTAAATTATTGGTGACTTTTTGGCTAACGGAAATGTATTGAGTTCGGGAGTTACTGTCCGGGATACAGTTATCAATATTCTCCTCTGGAAAAATACCTTCCCCAGTCATCTCGTCGAGATTTAACTGCATTAACTCCTGTTCGTATTTATCGTATTCTGTGATTAGCTGATATAGGGATTCTTTCAGTTGTTGTATCTGCAGCATTCGACTGGAAATATGCTTGAGAATCGCTTCAACAATCTTTCTAGATTCGCGATTGATACTGAAATTAAAGTTCTGCTGAATTAATTTTTGTCCGCTTTGAACGTAGTCTCTTAACTCAGCTTTGATTCTCTCACTATTGGCATTTTTATTGAACATCTTGAAGACAGACTTTTTCCCGTTTATATCTTCGAGAGTTTGTTTAACATTTCGCCAAATGTTATCAATTTTTTCCGAGGAATGAAACCCTTTATTATCCTGAGATAATTCCTCTAGATTCCCCTTGTAGGTATTAATCTGTACTTGTAAAGCGACCAAAAAAGATAGGCTATTTTCCAAAGAAAATTCTAAGCTATCAGGATTAAGAAGAATCTCCAAAAATTGGTCAATATCTGACTTAAATTTTTCGATTAATTTAGGTTGAGTTTGTTGGGTCAGAGTTAACCAGATTCCACGACTGCTATCCGTTTCTCCCCCCTGTACTTTGCGAAACTCTTTTTCTAGGGATTGCTTGACGGTTTGGGGTAAATTCTCCAAATCTTGACTATTGGATATTTCTTCCTCTAGGGAATTTTTCCAAGAGGTTAAAGTCTTGGAAAAAGTTTTATTATTCTCTAGGGTTGCTTCTTCCAATCTGGCAGTAAAATAATCCTTATTACTTTGGGTACTCCAATTAGCTAGGAACTTACTTAATAACTCTTGTCCACTGGGACTTTGACCATATCCCTCTAACCAAAATTTAATTAATTTGAGACTAAAACGATTGAGACCAATCTGCACAATTCGGTCGCGAGTAAAATAAATCCTCGCTAGTCCAAAGGACATATAACCTTGACACATCTGAAAAGGATGATTATCTTTACGAATCATCGGGTCTTTATAGTTATCCCGATTGCTTTTGATGGGGAGAGATAACTCATCGGCAAAATCCAAGAAAATCTTGTAAGCAATGACATTACATAATTTACCTTTGTTATTAATCCGGTAATCTCCCGCAGTGCGATTAGAAACTAAGTAGGCAAAATCAAAAGGAGAACGTTTTTCATCGATGTGGACGAAATTTTGTTTATCATAACAGGCTTGAAAGGAATTACTTTCATTGGTATAATGATCTAACTCTTTCAAAGCTGCATAGGTATTAGCTCTCATAATTGCCCCATCACCATAAAGTTTAGGACTAATTACCAAATAACCAAAGGATGTATATTCGGCCGTTTGTTGTAAAATATGACGCAAAGTGTAGGCCACATCGAGGAAAATACCGCTACCAGTTCCCCCACACAAAGAACCGACAACAAAGACATTTAAACCCTCTTGGACATTAAAACTTTGACCGTTAACTTTACCGCTAAACATAAAGGATTCATGACCAGAAGTTCGTCTTTCCGCTGCTTCAATTGCCTCCTGAATTTTTTGATAGTTATGGAAGAAAGCTAAACGACCGACGGGACGAATACCTCCCGCACCATTTTCAATGGCAGTTATTTGTTTTTTTAGTCTTGGGTCTAACCAGCTTTCAATATGGGAAAAGGGACTTTCAAAAAGGGTTTTGTGTTCAAGTTCATAGGTGAGATTGTTAACATCCTGAGCATTCATATTAATGAATACTCTTTCAGCAGCTGATAGAAGAATTTCTTCTCCGTGATAGCTATTTCCTGTGGGTAAACCCGAACCATTGAAAGCGTTTTTGTCTGTGTCAATATGAACAAAACTGACAACGGGTAGGTTAGATAACTTCCCATACTTATCAATAATAAAGCGACGAATTCTCATTAACACATCTCGACCAGTACCACCTAATCCGATGATAATTGTCCGTTTGATAGCGCGGGTTTGACTGGTGTTAGCCATGGTTTAAATCTCCTGAGTTATTTTTTGCTAATCTGAATTTGTAGGTCGAAATCTTGATGGTTATGGTGATAGGTTAAAGTCAGGTAATTTTTATCTATCTTCACCTCCTGAGTTAGTTGATTACCTCGATAAAAAATCTCTGCTTGTTTACTGGGTTTCAGATATAACTGATTGCCGCGTCTTTCTAAATAGCAGCGAATTTCTTCCCCAGCACGAGAAAAGGTATTCTTCTTATGTTCTTCACCACCGATGTTAATTTTTCCAGATGTTTTTAAAATATATTTTTGGGTTTCATCTTCATCATCATTAGAGGAGACTTCAATAGTCCAAGCAGTATTTAACAGCAACCAGTGACGAATTCCCAAAATACTCGCTACTATTCCCCCAATTCCCATTAATGTAATTACCAATGCTGGCAACCATAACTGACTCAAGAGATAAGGATTAATCAAACAGGTTTCTTGTCCTCCCGGTGCGGGAGTACAAAACTCTTGTGCTGTGGGAGCAATATCGACAACTGATAGTTGATATTTATTGCCGTTAGTGGCGGTAATTTCTTGGGTTCTTAGATTAATTGGTAGGGAATTAAGCCAGTTTTGTCTCTCCAAACTTTCGGGAGAATCAGCAAGACGAAAAGGGCTATTTTTTGGGGTTTCTATCCACTGTTGGGAAGTAATCCCCGCGCCAGTAGAAAGGGGTGCATCGGTAATCCAAACTACCGACTGGGGTTTGATAGCTTGATTGGCAGTTAAACGACACTGATTTAAGCGTGCCAGTCGGGGATAAACGTGCCATTCTGCTTGCTGAATATCGGTATTTTTAGCACTTTGGCTAGATTGCCAGGGAATCGCCTTTAAAACCGCGTCTATATCTTCCTGACTCCGAATTAAAATCGGTTCTGCAATCGGTTGAACATTATCAGCAAAGGGGAATAAATAAACGGAATCGTTATTTTTTAAACTATCGCGAATAATTTGACCGAGGCGCGTGCGTCCTTCATCATTAAAGTTAACACTACCGGTAAGATCGATCGCTAGGATAACATCTCGTCCCTGCCAACGAGCCACCAAATCTAATCCGAGTTTTTGCCAATCAGTAAGCGGTTCCCCGGGGGATACCGTTAAACATTCAGCACTTTTCATCTAACCTCGTCCGAGAGTGAAAAATTGAGCTTATCCCTATTCTTGCCCCATTGTACTAAAAAAGTTAATACTTCTTAAAAGTTTTTTTCGCTTTTATTCTCGATTTGCCCTAGGTTATTCTCAATAGTAACCATAGACTAAAATAAATTTTAAAGTTAAGCTGCCCGCGCATTTAAATTGCTTGTTGAGATAAGGCAAGAGGCAACAGCAAAGGGGGGAGATTCAGAGGTTAAAATGTGTCCTAGCTTATCCTCTAACCACCTAATCCTAATTCTCGTCTGAGCAATTGAATTGATTTATCCCCAATATAATTATCACTACAGATAATTTCTGGCAGACGAATTAAATCCGATCGCACTTCATTAATCATATTTTTAATTAAAGTATAACTCGCTTGATCACTGATAATTGTCTGGGAAGTTCGAGCTAAAACTTTTAACTTATCCGTTTCATGAATTTGGGCAGACATAACTAATAAATCATCGCCCCGTAAACTATGAATTAAAACTTCGGCCACCTTAATAATACCGGTGCTAATACTGACAATCCCCAAGCGGCTATCGGTGGGTAATTTTTTGATTAATGCCAATTCCTTGCTGTAATCGTAGATATCGATGGGAATGACTCGTAATTGAAAAGGAGCGGCAATTTCCTCCGCTACACTGATAAAATAGCGACTGGTGACAACAGTGGCAGATTTAGTATTGGCTAAAACTTGGGCTAAATCCTCCATTGCCACTAATTGGACGGGAATTTTGAGGGATTGCTCTAATTCTCTCAACATTAGTTCTCCTGCACCCAAATCGTGACGGGGAATGGTGACAAGAACTTGAGAACTACACTGCGATCGCCAATCGATTTCCGCCAGTAATAACTCGCGAATTTGCTCTAGAGTTAAACCTTGAGCGAGAAAACTAGCCAAACTCTGGCTAATTAGTCGGCCTATTTCTGGATTTTGTTCCAATAGGGGCGAACCCAATAAATTATCGTTTTCATGTCCGCGAGCCTTGACATAAATCCCCGAACCTGCTATGGATTCCACTAACCCATCGTCTTCCAGTTGTTGATAAATTTTACTTATCGTATTACGGTGTAATCCCGTGATCATAGCTAGTTGACGGGTACTAGGTAAACGATGGCCCGGTGGATACTGACGAGAGGCGATAGCGAAGCGAATTTGGTCAAATAATTGCTTAGAGGCGGGGATTTCACTGTCTGGCTGGATTTGGAACTGCATCGGATCACTTCGCTCACAAACTACTTTCGCTGATACCCATTCTATCATTAGACCCCCTGCAACAATCGGATATCTTCCCCGATCTGAGGGGTTTCCGAGGCAGTATTCAGGAGCCAGAAGCAGCAAAAACCAAGATATTATTTATTTAAACTAGAAAAGCCACTTTTTTACTTAAAAATAGTTAAAACAATCATTTTAATCCGTCCCCGAAATCCCACTTGTGCGGTAGATAGTCAATAGCTGATTAAGGGGATTGATCCTCGTGGAGAAGTTTTAAGCGATCGCTCAAGGTTTTGGTTAAGCGGACAGTTTCCCGTTTTAGCGAATTTTGTTGATAATCAAGCACATTAATCCCTTGACCGATATTTACTATCGCTTCGCTTCCCCATCCGGGGTAAGGCTGATTATAACTAATGCTTACAGGCAAAATCTTGATATCTGCATCGGGTTTGATGGTCTTAACTTCCAACGCGATCCGCGCTACCCCCGGTTTCAGGGGATGAACTACTCGATCGCGACAGATACCCCCTTCCGGAAAAATCGCCACCATTTCCCCCGCGGCCAAAAGTTCGACGCTATGGACTAGACTACCCATACCGGGGTGATCGGTGTTGACGGGAAAACCCCCCAAGCGTCGGATAAACCAACCTTGCACCCCTTTGATCTCGTTAGCGGAAACCATAAAGCGCAAATCGCGTCCACTAACTAAGCGTCCCACCGCGTAGGGTAAAATCAGCGCATCCCAACGGGACCGATGGGTAGGTGCAAGGATGGCCCCCCCCGTTAGGGGAATATTTTCCTGGCCTGTCACCGTTATTTTGCTGAAAAAAGCTGGTAAAACCAGATAATTTCCCAGAAAATAACAAAAGCGAATTAAACAGGGATTAATTCGGGAATTGACAGCAGGACTTTTTCTAATGGTGAGGGACTCGTCAACGATAGTGCTTTGAGACATCCGAGTGTTAGGAAAGATCGAGACTTTCTGACCACTTCTACTTTAGAGTAGTTGTCTGGGGGTCGCCATCTTGTCCTGACCAGTTCGGCAATTGTCTTGGGGGATTAATGGTTAGGATTGGGGTTGTACTCCCGATCCTACCGGTGCGATCGAGTTTAATTGCAAAGAGGGATGATCTTCTTTGACTTGCTGTAAATTCCACTCATTTTTGAATAATAAGACGGGACGACCCCAGTAATCTTTGACAGTTAGAGTATTAAAGAGTTTACCTGCTTTTTCTAAAGCAGCCCAACCCCCGGCGACCCAACGGGCTAAACTATAGGCTAGGGGTTCGAGGGTAGTTTCGACTCCGTACTCGCTTAAAAGACGGAATTGCACCACTTCAAACTGTAATTGACCGACGGCGGCTAAAATCGGGTCGCGTTTAAATTCATCGATCGAGGATAATATCTGTACGGCCCCTTCTTCCTGTAATTCTGAGACTCCTTTTTGAAACTGTTTGAACTTGGAAGGGTTAGGATTTCTGAGATAGGCGAATAATTCGGGAGAAAAACAGGGAATACCTTCGTATTCGAGCTTTTTACCCATATAAATCGTATCACCGATCGCAAAGACCCCGGGGTTATTCAATCCGATCACATCTCCGGGATAAGCTTCTTCAATAACTGCCCGATCTTGGGCAAAAAGTTTCTGAGGACGGGATAAACGGATAGTTTTACCAGTTCTAGCGTGGTTTACTACCATATCCTTCTCGAATTTCCCCGTACATACCCGCACAAAGGCCACCCGGTCCCGATGTTTGGGATCCATGTTTGCTTGCAGTTTGAAGACAAAACCGGTGAAATCGGGATAGGTGGGATCAAGGACTCCTAGGGAGGAATTGCGTCCTCTGGGTGGCAATCCATAGTCGAGGAAGGATTCTAGGAATAATTTCACCCCAAAATTGGTCATGGCGCTACCAAAAAAGATCGGGGTCATTTCTCCTGCGTGGACTGCTGGCAGATCCAATTCCGCACCCAATTCCGAGAGTAGTTCTATATCCTCTTTTAACTGGTAATACAGGTCTTTTTCGAGATGATCCTCAATTTTGGGGTCGCCAAGCTCGATCACGGTTTCCTGCGCCTCCTGAGAGCCGTGGGAGCGACGTTCAAACAGGTGTATGGTCTGGGTGGCTCGATCAAAAACTCCCCGAAAGCGATCGCCAATTCCGATCGGCCAATTGACGGGATAGGTCTGTAATCCTAATTCTCGCTCGATTTCGTCCAATAAATCCAGCGGTTCGCGGCCGGGGCGATCCATTTTGTTAACAAAGGTAAAGATGGGTAACTGCCGCAGTTTGCACACTTCAAAGAGTTTTCTCGTTTGGGGTTCCAAACCTTTGGCCGCGTCGATTAACATCACTGCATTATCGGCAGCGGCCAGGGTACGATAGGTATCTTCGCTAAAATCTTGGTGGCCGGGAGTATCGAGGAGATTAATCTGAAAATCACGATAATCGAACTGTAAAACCGTGGAAGTAATCGAAATTCCCCGTTGTTTTTCCATTTCCATCCAGTCGGAGGTGGCCTTGCGTTGGTCGCGTCTTGCTTTGACTGCACCCGCTTGATGGATTGCACCCCCGTATAGTAACAGTTTTTCGGTCAGGGTGGTCTTTCCCGCGTCAGGGTGGGAGATAATGGCAAAATTTCGCCGTTTTTCCAAGACAGCTTCGCTGGTTTCTAGTTCTTTTTCAATTTCGGTCGTCATTCTAATTTCGATCGCTTTCCTATCTTTCTATTCTAGTTTAGCTGGGGAGTTAGATATCTTTATGGCTCTGATTCTAGGTTAAACTCAATCCGGCTCTGTAAAACCATTTCTGCAATTACCGCTCCTCCTTTACCTTGAGCTAAAACCCGCTCAAAACGGTTGATTAATTCGGGAATATTGATCACTTCCTCTACCGATTCTAGATATCTTTCGACAATTGCCCTGATCTTGTATCTTATCTTAGCTTGCTCCGCAACTTTTTCTAAAATTTCCTCGCAAGTCTGCTCGGTTTTAACCACAAAAGTAATGGGATATTTTTGCACTTTATCAATATCTAAAAAATATTTATCAGCAGCTATCGTTTCCGTAACTTGAAAAAATCGACCTAGGGGTTTCATGACAAAATCTATCCCCCCGTCATTGGCATTTGTTCGACCAGTTTTATATAAAAGTAATTATTCAGAGTTTAAGCGATCAGGCGACCATCCCCAATATATTTTCTGTTCCCCATAATACTCTTTAAGAATTGCATAACTGACAATCTCAAAAACTCTAGCATCAATGTTTGGTCTGAGTAAACTCCGAATAAATTCAATGGCTTTCTGGGGATCTTGCTGTTGAATATCAATCATCTGTTGACAATAGCTGATAAATTGATTAAATGCTTTTTGTCTTGTTTGCACATAGGCATCAATTATATCTATAATCACTGGCGCAATATTAACTTGATTACCCTCTAGATAAAACTTAATTAGATTCTCATTAATCCAGTATCTATTGGTTTTAACATCTCTAATTATCGGCAGATAAGATAAGGTGGGAAAATACTTGTTAAATTCCTGATTTAATCGATGATTGAGAGCATGATTTTGTAATTTATTGCCAAAAGGAAGCTCCCTTTGCCTGCGAAAAAGTGTCATATACTGAGCGCCTTGATACTCGTCGTATCCATCCTTAAGATGAAACTCATTATTAATATAGTCTTCCACTAAAACATAAATTGCATAATGGTTAGCCAATCCTGCTCGGGATTTAGAACCTCGATTAGCAGCTCTAGTTTTAATGTTCAAATATTGCAATAACTCACTAGCATTTAAAATACTATTTCCCTGATTAGGAAAGTAATTATCGATAATTTTAATAATTATCTTGGTGAATTCATGCTTTACTATCGACATCGAAAAGACTCTCCTGTACAAAGTTAGATTCTTGTTTATTTTCGCTTTTTCTACTATAGCTTTTTTGAGGAGGGAGTAACTTTTCTCCCTTGTATTCTTGCCATCCGAGAATCCGTCGAAGACCAATTTTTAAATACTGCTCTTGTAATTCTATACTAATAGAAATTCTTCCCAAACGTTTAGCTACAGCTGCAGATGTAAAAGTTCCTGCAAATGGATCAAGCACAATTCCACTCTTGTCAGTGCTGGCCAAAATAATTCTTTCTAGCAATGATTCAGGTTTTTGTGAAGGATGATTTTCGTATTCATCCATGCGATATCTGACCCTAGGGAAATACCAGACATTGCCCGGCACTTTCTCTGTATTGTATTGACTCGGAATCGCTTTTCTATAATCAATTAGTTTTCGTTTTGCTCCAGTTTTTGCTTCTATCTTAATATCCTTTGAATTAAAAGTGTAATTATTTTTATCTTTCACACAGTGAAGTATTGGTTCATACATCGAACCAAAGTATTTTGTTGCTTGTACTCCTGAACTATCATAATGCCAGATAATACGACTAAGAATCGTCATTTTTTGTCTTAAGTAAAGATCAAAGTAAGGCATTGCTTGAGTGCTGGCCATAACATATAATGTTCCCTGGGGTTTCAAGATACGAAGACACTGATCAAGAATTTGATTTGCCCAATTTATATAATCATTTTCCGATTCCCATTTGTCGTAAAAATCGGCAAAGTGCTTACCTATATTATAGGGAGGATCGAGAAAAATTAGATCTACAGAATTAGAGGCAATCTCACTGGATAAAATCGGCAAAGAATCACCATGAAATATAACTTGCTCATCAGCTTCGTATCGTTTAAACATGATCATTTTTTTAATTTAAAGTAGTTAGATTTTTACTAGGAAATGTCTCAATTTTTAACCTCCTTAGCGATTAGGATAATTGACAGACTTTATCATAAATATGAAGTATAACCTAATTTGGTATTGATGACCGACTTCTGACGACAGACTCCCCACAACAAAAACTTGGATTTTTAAGCCTTTAAATAT
This portion of the Microcystis aeruginosa NIES-2549 genome encodes:
- a CDS encoding Uma2 family endonuclease, producing the protein MIALYSYNNLTPEEYLQFEETSLIKHEYIDGQVYAMAGTTDTHNIVLGNIYTIICNHLRGSDCRVYFADVKVRLEKRNHFYYPDIIVTCDDRDRETATYKSFPKLIVEVLSDSTEAFDRGDKFNNYQTLESLEEYVLVNSKHQRVETFRRGEQGLWILPIYLHLGSRYV
- a CDS encoding vWA domain-containing protein — its product is MKSAECLTVSPGEPLTDWQKLGLDLVARWQGRDVILAIDLTGSVNFNDEGRTRLGQIIRDSLKNNDSVYLFPFADNVQPIAEPILIRSQEDIDAVLKAIPWQSSQSAKNTDIQQAEWHVYPRLARLNQCRLTANQAIKPQSVVWITDAPLSTGAGITSQQWIETPKNSPFRLADSPESLERQNWLNSLPINLRTQEITATNGNKYQLSVVDIAPTAQEFCTPAPGGQETCLINPYLLSQLWLPALVITLMGIGGIVASILGIRHWLLLNTAWTIEVSSNDDEDETQKYILKTSGKINIGGEEHKKNTFSRAGEEIRCYLERRGNQLYLKPSKQAEIFYRGNQLTQEVKIDKNYLTLTYHHNHQDFDLQIQISKK
- a CDS encoding GntR family transcriptional regulator translates to MIEWVSAKVVCERSDPMQFQIQPDSEIPASKQLFDQIRFAIASRQYPPGHRLPSTRQLAMITGLHRNTISKIYQQLEDDGLVESIAGSGIYVKARGHENDNLLGSPLLEQNPEIGRLISQSLASFLAQGLTLEQIRELLLAEIDWRSQCSSQVLVTIPRHDLGAGELMLRELEQSLKIPVQLVAMEDLAQVLANTKSATVVTSRYFISVAEEIAAPFQLRVIPIDIYDYSKELALIKKLPTDSRLGIVSISTGIIKVAEVLIHSLRGDDLLVMSAQIHETDKLKVLARTSQTIISDQASYTLIKNMINEVRSDLIRLPEIICSDNYIGDKSIQLLRRELGLGG
- a CDS encoding tubulin-like doman-containing protein, with amino-acid sequence MANTSQTRAIKRTIIIGLGGTGRDVLMRIRRFIIDKYGKLSNLPVVSFVHIDTDKNAFNGSGLPTGNSYHGEEILLSAAERVFINMNAQDVNNLTYELEHKTLFESPFSHIESWLDPRLKKQITAIENGAGGIRPVGRLAFFHNYQKIQEAIEAAERRTSGHESFMFSGKVNGQSFNVQEGLNVFVVGSLCGGTGSGIFLDVAYTLRHILQQTAEYTSFGYLVISPKLYGDGAIMRANTYAALKELDHYTNESNSFQACYDKQNFVHIDEKRSPFDFAYLVSNRTAGDYRINNKGKLCNVIAYKIFLDFADELSLPIKSNRDNYKDPMIRKDNHPFQMCQGYMSFGLARIYFTRDRIVQIGLNRFSLKLIKFWLEGYGQSPSGQELLSKFLANWSTQSNKDYFTARLEEATLENNKTFSKTLTSWKNSLEEEISNSQDLENLPQTVKQSLEKEFRKVQGGETDSSRGIWLTLTQQTQPKLIEKFKSDIDQFLEILLNPDSLEFSLENSLSFLVALQVQINTYKGNLEELSQDNKGFHSSEKIDNIWRNVKQTLEDINGKKSVFKMFNKNANSERIKAELRDYVQSGQKLIQQNFNFSINRESRKIVEAILKHISSRMLQIQQLKESLYQLITEYDKYEQELMQLNLDEMTGEGIFPEENIDNCIPDSNSRTQYISVSQKVTNNLGYNASLFSLFSQSFVIDNETLKETLTATIEKQFQSVSTNKIDAVIKRFMGQYKPHDFPERLAQILREADLMLPINVNDAYYRLHTDKALLIGTKDDNSPTMQRFMKTLESDLNIKGTSFKSIQTDEEILITYEFGGFPLRIITDLSGLQQIYQDQKRISILHNDYRIDFADIIPPPAKLIEELEFIFYPAIALGLLEYDEEDDTYQLVIEGDLFNNKSIIDISGNWRLALEQFASRNDMINALQILLNQAKNEILANPTLLFTNEGDYFQNVSYFVNNVKNLPSYHPNYRYKDKVAGQDGNTQQEAKEGIITRFVNQLKMELEKRTGEQKKLEKQQQKQQSLLGTNNNSSQPSLPAEVSTTDE